A window of Cottoperca gobio chromosome 16, fCotGob3.1, whole genome shotgun sequence contains these coding sequences:
- the LOC115021559 gene encoding SPRY domain-containing SOCS box protein 2, producing the protein MGVSLSVWLYSRADHSPLSSSSAFPPLAVPTSSRLAVTLNSSPVAPGDSRSHWSSVHCSPYFLLTACQQEVTRSPVELSSDGVRAKMGVKSGLHVWEVLWSPNHRGSHAVIGISRQSCPLQASGYNVLIGGDSQSWGWELKANQLWHAGQSLGLYPRKRKRCHSEVVEHFRTQSSTSSHKKMAQTPLPIPERVLLVLDADAGTLGFVVDGIFLGEAFKDLPRGVELFPAVSSVRGGACIRLRYLNGATRDPPALMALCGLSICRFLGQHRQNQMDKLPLPPCLQQYLLSSQ; encoded by the exons ATGGGTGTCTCACTCTCAGTGTGGCTGTACAGCAGGGCAGACCACagccctctctcctcttcatcagctTTCCCCCCGCTGGCTGTCCCGACTTCCTCTCGCCTCGCTGTCACTCTCAACTCCTCTCCAGTTGCTCCGGGAGACAGTCGCTCACACTGGAGCTCAGTCCACTGCTCTCCTTACTTCCTGCTGACTGCCTGccaacaggaagtgacacgTTCACCTGTTGAGCTGAGCAGCGACGGAGTGAGGGCGAAGATGGGGGTGAAGAGTGGGCTTCATGTCTGGGAGGTGCTGTGGAGTCCCAACCACAGAGGGAGTCATGCCGTCATCGGCATTTCCAGGCAGAGCTGCCCTCTGCAGGCCTCAGGGTACAACGTGCTGATTGGCGGAGACTCACAATCCTGGGGCTGGGAACTCAAAGCCAATCAGCTCTGGCATGCAGGACAGAGTCTTGGACTTTACccaaggaagaggaagaggtgcCACTCTGAGGTTGTGGAACATTTTAGGACACAGTCTTCCACGTCATCACACAAAAAGATGGCACAGACCCCTCTCCCCATCCCTGAGCGCGTCCTGTTGGTGCTTGACGCCGATGCAGGGACTCTGGGATTTGTTGTTGATGGCATCTTCCTCGGCGAAGCTTTCAAAGACCTTCCTCGTGGAGTAGAGCTGTTTCCAGCAGTGAGCAGCGTGAGAGGAGGAGCCTGCATACGACTACGATACCTGAACGGTGCCACAC gTGATCCGCCTGCCCTGATGGCTTTATGTGGACTGTCAATTTGTCGGTTTTTAGGGCAACATAGGCAGAATCAAATGGACAAACTGCCTCTACCCCCTTGTCTCCAGCAATACCTGCTTTCTAGTCAATAA
- the LOC115020863 gene encoding H-2 class II histocompatibility antigen, A-U alpha chain-like, which produces MINSFCAFSQSPREFVYVVGCFENGTTEIHAELDAEEILYMDFDRSELVYTVPRLFVDDPAKIFDGKVSFKNAVRNKKACIALLEFSIVMEKNPPEEKDPPESVLYPAEEVELGVENSLVCFVNHFYPPDIKVSWTRNGRHVSEGVSLSRYYPNNDQTFHQFSTLTFTPREGDIYSCTVEHLALDRPATRIWETDFSHRSLGPNVYCGVGLTLGLLGVTAGTFLMVKRHHGQ; this is translated from the exons ATGATCAACAGCTTCTGTGCCTTTTCACAAA gtCCCAGAGAATTTGTCTATGTCGTGGGCTGCTTTGAAAACGGGACAACGGAAATACATGCAGAGCTTGATGCTGAGGAGATTCTATACATGGATTTTGACAGATCTGAGCTTGTTTACACTGTGCCTAGATTATTTGTGGATGACCCAGCTAAAATATTTGACGGtaaagtttcatttaaaaatgctgTGAGAAACAAGAAGGCGTGTATAGCATTGTTGGAATTCAGCATAGTGATGGAGAAAAATCCACCAGAAGAA AAAGACCCCCCTGAGAGCGTGCTCTACCCTGCAGAAGAAGTTGAGTTGGGAGTTGAAAACAGCCTCGTCTGCTTTGTGAATCATTTCTACCCACCTGATATCAAAGTCAGCTGGACCAGAAATGGTCGTCATGTGTCGGAGGGGGTGTCACTCAGTCGATATTATCCCAATAATGATCAAACCTTCCACCAGTTCTCTACCCTGACATTCACACCGAGGGAAGGGGACATTTACAGCTGCACTGTGGAGCACTTAGCCCTGGACAGGCCTGCTACAAGGATCTGGG AAACTGACTTCAGTCATCGCAGTCTTGGACCAAATGTTTACTGTGGAGTGGGCCTGACTCTGGGCTTGTTGGGAGTCACAGCTGGAACCTTTTTAATGGTTAAGAGACATCATGGACAGTAA
- the LOC115020861 gene encoding LOW QUALITY PROTEIN: H-2 class II histocompatibility antigen, A-U alpha chain-like (The sequence of the model RefSeq protein was modified relative to this genomic sequence to represent the inferred CDS: deleted 1 base in 1 codon) — MKICSQDMKRSALLLLMINSFCAFSQSPREFVYVVGCFENGTTEIHAELDAEEILYADFDRSELVYTVPRLFVDDPAKIFEGKFPFKNALRNKKACIALLEFTIMEEKNPPEETDPPESVLYPAEEVELGVENSLVCFVNHFYPPDIKVSWTRNGRHVSEGVSLSRYYPNNDQTFHQFSTLTFTPREGEHYSCTVEHLALDRPATRIWETDFSHRSLGPNVYCGVGLTLGLLGVTAGTFLMVKRHHGQ; from the exons ATGAAGATCTGCAGCCAAGACATGAAGCGCTCGGCTCTCTTACTCCTGATGATCAACAGCTTCTGTGCCTTTTCACAAA gtCCCAGAGAATTTGTCTATGTCGTGGGCTGCTTTGAAAACGGGACAACGGAAATACATGCAGAGCTTGATGCTGAGGAGATTCTATACGCGGATTTTGACAGATCTGAGCTTGTTTACACTGTGCCTAGATTATTTGTGGATGACCCAGCTAAAATATTTGAAGGTaaatttccatttaaaaatgcTTTGAGAAACAAGAAGGCGTGTATAGCATTGTTGGAATTCACCATAATGGAGGAGAAAAATCCACCAGAAGAAACAG ACCCCCCTGAGAGCGTGCTCTACCCTGCAGAAGAAGTTGAGTTGGGAGTTGAAAACAGCCTCGTCTGCTTTGTGAATCATTTCTACCCACCTGATATCAAAGTCAGCTGGACCAGAAATGGTCGTCATGTGTCAGAGGGGGTGTCACTCAGTCGATATTATCCCAATAATGATCAAACCTTCCACCAGTTCTCTACCCTGACATTCACACCGAGGGAAGGGGAACAC TACAGCTGCACTGTGGAGCACTTAGCCCTGGACAGGCCTGCTACAAGGATCTGGG AAACTGACTTCAGTCATCGCAGTCTTGGACCAAATGTTTACTGTGGAGTGGGCCTGACTCTGGGCTTGTTGGGAGTCACAGCTGGAACCTTTTTAATGGTTAAGAGACATCATGGACAGTAA
- the LOC115020862 gene encoding DLA class II histocompatibility antigen, DR-1 beta chain-like produces the protein MHIHCFCSLLFLLLTSSRADALFGHGVFRCQFTSTEDIVYLLQLYVNKLLLIEYNSTLGKYAGYTEKAKKIADAINLNSSILRQEKKNEMKCKTQFPLLLESMGSHLEPSVSLRSVDAAGSKHPGMLVCSVYYIYPKPIRVTWLRNGKEVISDVTSTEELSNGNWLYQIHCYLEFTPTPGEKISCMVEHASLKEPKLYDWDPTSESQNNKIAVGTSGLLLGLVFFVAGLISYKKNHFGRVLVATS, from the exons ATGCATATTCACTGCTTCTGTTCACTGCTGTTTCTGCTCCTGACATCTTCAAGAGCAG ATGCTCTTTTTGGTCATGGTGTGTTTCGCTGCCAGTTTACTTCCACTGAGGACATTGTTTATCTGCTGCAACTGTACGTCAATAAGTTGCTTCTAATCGAATACAACAGCACTTTGGGAAAGTATGCCGGCTACACAGAGAAAGCAAAAAAGATTGCAGATGCCATCAACCTCAACTCTTCTATTTTgagacaagaaaaaaagaatgaaatgaaatgcaaaaccCAATTCCCATTGCTACTAGA GTCTATGGGTTCCCACTTGGAGCCCTCCGTCAGCCTGAGGTCAGTTGATGCAGCGGGCAGCAAACATCCAGGCATGCTCGTCTGCAGTGTGTACTACATTTATCCCAAACCAATCCGAGTGACTTGGCTGAGGAACGGAAAGGAGGTGATATCTGATGTGACGTCTACTGAGGAACTGTCCAATGGGAATTGGCTTTACCAGATCCACTGCTACCTGGAGTTTACACCCACACCTGGAGAGAAAATCAGCTGTATGGTGGAGCATGCCAGCCTTAAGGAGCCCAAGCTTTATGATTGGG acCCGACATCTGAGTCACAGAACAACAAGATCGCTGTCGGGACATCAGGGCTGCTGCTTGGTCTGGTGTTTTTTGTTGCTGGGCTAATTAGCTACAAGAAGAACCACTTTG GTCGAGTTTTGGTGGCAACAAGTTAA